ACCGGTCGGCGAGCACGAGATCGCGGACGACCTGGGTGATGCCCTGACGCTCGAGCTCCGCGATCCAAGCGATCGCTGCCGGCGCGCTGGTGAACATCACCGCGTCGTACGACGCAGCCGCCACCTGCAACGCGGTCTCGCTGACCGCCTCGGGATCGCCAGGTGGCCCCCAGCGGTAGACCTCCAACGGCACGATGGACGCTCCCCCGCCGGTCAGCATCGTCTCGAGGTGCGGGTCGCCGGCCCCGTGGTGCTGGACCGCGATCCGGGTGCCGTCGACGCCCTCGGCGAGCAGGAACTCCACGATCTCGGCCGACGTCTCCGACTCCGCGACCCAGTCCGCCTTGAGGCCGACCGCCTGGAGGGCGCCGCGCGCCTTCGGGCCGCGGGCCACCAGTCGGGTGTTCTCCAGGTTGGCGACCAGGTCGTCGTACAGACCTGCGGCCTCGGCGGTGTCCATCCAGCCGCGGAACCCGATGCCGGTCGTGACCACCAGGGTGTCGACCGGCGTCGCGAGGATCTCCCGGGTACGGCGCAGCAGCTCGGGTTCGTCGATGTGCGGGACCACCCCGAGCGCCGGTGCCACCGTCACCTCGGCGCCGCGCCTGCTCAGCGCGGCCGCCAGCTCGTCGGAGCGGCGCTGGGCCGTGACGAGGATGCGGGTTCCGGCGAGGACCGGGGTGAGTTCGGTCATGGGGTCACTGTTCCTTAGGTGCTCACGAGGTCGGCCGTCGGGGCGGGGTGCGCGACGGGCAGCGGGACGGCCAACGGGACCGGGTGGACGTAGACCACGCCGCCGGCGATCCAGGTCCGGTAGACCGGGAGCGAGCGCGACGGATCGGTCAGGCACTCCCCGGTGGCGAGGACGAAGACGTGCTTGTACATCGGCGACGCCACGGTGTCGCGCTGGTCCGCGCCGCGACCGACCGAACCGACGATGCCGCGCGCGATCACGTTGGCGTCCGCGAACGGGTCGCGGTGCCCGACGGCGTAGACGAAGTCGGCCGCCTCCCCCGCCTCGTCGGTCCCGGTCACCCGGAACAATGCGACCTGCTGGTCCTTGACCAGCACGGCGACGCCACGCTCGGGGATGAGCTGACCCTTGGTGCAGACACCGACCCACTCGCTCATGACCGCACCTCCAGCGTCGTACCGGCGATGACCACGGACTCACGTTCCTCCGGGGTCGCCGGCCTGCGCTGCCCTCGTTCGGTGACGTAGGTCAGGTCCGGGTCACCGGCCTCGGGCGCGTTGATGAAGGACACGAACTGGGACAGCTTGTCCGGGTCGGCGAGGGTCGCGGCCCACTCGTCGCGGTAGCTCTCGACGTGCGCAGCCATGGCGGCGTCCAGGTCGGCGCAGATCCCCAACGAGTCCTCCATGACGACCTCCCGGATCGCCTCGATGCCGCCCTCGTGGGCCTCGACCCACGGGGCCGTCCGCTGCAGCCGGTCGGCGGTGCGCACGTAGTACATGAGGAACCGGTCGATGGTGCGGACCAGGGTCTCGGTGTCGAGGTCCTCGGCGAACAGCTGCGCGTGGCGCGGGGTGAAGCCACCGTTGCCGCCGACGTACACGTTCCAGCCGTTGTCGGTCGCGATCACCCCGACGTCCTTGCCGCGCGCCTCGGCGCACTCACGGGCGCAGCCCGAGACGCCGAGCTTGATCTTGTGCGGCGAGCGCAGCCCTCGGTAGCGCAGCTCCAGCTCGACGGCGAGGCCGACGCTGTCCTGGACGCCGTACCGGCACCAGGTCGAGCCGACGCAGGACTTCACCGTCCGCAGCGACTTGCCGTACGCGTGCCCGGACTCGAAGCCCGCGTCCACGAGGCGCCGCCAGATCTGCGGGAGCTGCTCGATCCGGGCACCGAACAGGTCGATCCGCTGGCCGCCGGTGATCTTCGTGTAGAGCCCGAAGTCCTCCGCCACCTGACCGATCGTGATTAGTCCAGCGGGGGTGATCTCGCCGGCGGGCACCCGCGGTACGACGGAGTAGGTGCCGTCCTTCTGCAGGTTCGCCATCACGTGGTCGTTGGTGTCCTGGAGCCGCGCGAGGTCCTTGTCCATCACGTGTCCGGTGCCCAGCGAGGACAGGATCGAGGCGACCACCGGCCGGCAGATGTCGCAGCCGCGACCGGTGCCGTGGGAGCCGATGATCTCGCTGAACGTGCGCAGGCCGGTGACCGAGATGATGTCGAAGAGCTGGGCGCGGCTGAACTCGAAGTGCTCGCAGAGCGCGTTGCTGACCGTGACACCAGTCTTCTCCAGCTCGGTGGTGACGAGCTTCTTGACCAGCGGGAGGCAGGAGCCGCAGCTGGTGCCGGCTTTCGTGCACGCCTTGACCGCACCCAGGTCGGTGCAGCCACCCGAGCAGACCGCGTCGCGGATCGTGCCCGCGGTGACGTTGTTGCACGAGCAGACGTTGGCCGCGTCCGGCAGGTCGCCGCCGACCGGAGCACCCGTACCCTGCAACAATTCAGGGGGCAGCAGCCACGCGTTCGGGTCGGACCCGAGCTCGGCACCCAGCATCGGACGCAGTGACGCGTACGCGCTCGCGTCGCCCACCAGGACACCCCCCAGCAGGGTCTTGGCGTCGTCCGACATCACGAGCTTCTTGTAGACCCCGGCGACCGGGTCCGCGTAGACGACCTCGAGGCTGCCGGGGGCCTCGGCGAACGCGTCGCCGAAGGAGGCGACGTCGACGCCGAGGAGCTTGAGCTTGGTGGAGGTGTCGGCGCCCGGGAAGGTGGCTTCCCCGCCGAGCAGCCGGTCCACGACGACCTCGGCCATCGTGTAGCCGGGACCGACGAGACCCCAGGTGCGGCCCTGGATGCAGGCGACCTCCCCGATCGCGTAGACGTCGGAGAGCCTCCCGGTCGTCGAGCTTGCCGAGACGCAGAAGTCGTCGACGACGACGCCACCGCGCTCGCCGATGACCAGCCCCGCCTCGCGGGCCAGCTCGTCGCGCGGGCGGACGCCGGTCGCGAAGACGACGACGTCGGCCTCCACCCGGCTGCCGTCCCCGAACTCCATGGCGGCGACCCGGCCGTCAGCACCGGCGTGCAGCGCCGCGCTCGCGGTCGAGGTCATCACCGCGACACCCAGCCCCTCGACGATCCGGCGCAGGGCCGCGCCGCCACCCTCGTCGACCTGGAGCGGCATCAGCCGGTCGGCGAACTCGACGACCGTCGTGGCCACACCGAGACCGTGCAGTGCGCCAGCCGCCTCGAGGCCCAGGAGGCCACCCCCGACGACCACGCCCTTGCTGCCCTCGGGGAGGCCCTGCACCCAGGCCTCCATCGTCTGGACGTCGTCGATCGTGCGGTAGACGAAGGCGCCCGGCAGGTCCGCACCGGTGACCGGCGGCACGAACGCCGACGATCCCGTCGCGAGGACGAGCGCGTCCCAGCCGCTCTCGCCGTCGTCGGTCCGCAGGGTGCGTGCAACCGGGTCGATGGCGGTCACCCCGGTGCCGAGGTGCACCGTGACGAGAGGGTCCTCGGCGAGGTCGGTCTCGCCGAGGACGAGGTCGGCGGGGCTCCTGCCCGAGAAGTACGACGTCAACGCCACCCTGTCGTACGGCGGGTGGATCTCCTCGCAGTACAGGTCGACGGCCCAGGTGCCGTCCGGGTCGCGGTCGCGCAGGGCTTCGACGAGACGGTGCGCGACCATCCCGCCACCGATCACGCTCAGCCGCTTGGAGCCGGGCGCACGGTCGTTGGAGGTAGCCAGTTCGGGGTGAGTACTGGACATGTCAGGCACCTTAGGTAGTCGATTCAACGGGCGTGTTTCGTGGTGTTACGGGCGTGCTACGGCGTACGGAGGGGGCCTCCGCCACGCCTTGCTCCTCGGTGTTCGGGTCACTCGCGTTCAGCCAGTCGACGAGCCCGCAGACGACGTCCTTGCAACCACCGCACCCGGTGCTCGCACGGGTGCTGGCAGCGACCGCGTCCGCCGTCCGGGCGCCGCCCTCCCAGGCGGTGACGATGTCCTTCTTGGTGACGTTGCTGCACCGGCAGACGGTGGTGGCGCCGGGCATCAGCACCGGAGAGGTCGGTTCCTCAGCACGGGCCTCCGGCACCAGCAGGAGAAGCGGGTCGACCGGGAGCGGCGTCTGTCGGTCGTAGGCGAGCGTCAGGGCCGCGGAGACCTCCGGCGCACCGGTGCAGGTGACCCCGACGAGAGCACCTTCGCGGAGCACCAGGTCGACGTGCCGTCGGCCGCCGGGGTCGCTGACCGTGAGCACGCGGTCGTCGTCGAGGGCGGCCGACGCGCGCACGCCCATGGTGACCAGGTCGACGCCGGCAGCCTTGAGCTTCACGGTCGGCGAAGCGAGTGGGACAGCGGATTCGCGTCGTACCGGCGAGCCCGGCACGGAGGTGAGCTCGCCGACCAGCCGGTCCGCCTGAGCCCAACCCGGTGCCAGCAGACCGGTCATCCCGTCCGGCGACTGCGCGCAGTCACCGATCGCGTGGATGCGCGGGTCGTCGGTCGTCAGGCTCTCGTCGACCACCACCCCGCGCTCGACCACCAGGCCGGCCTGCGCGGCGAGGTCGGTGTTCGCGCGCACCCCGCAGGACACCAGCACCAGGTCGGCTGCCAGCACGGTGTCGTCGGTGAGCCGTACGGCTACCACCTCGCCGTACGCGCTGATCACCTCGGTGACGCTGGTGCGGGTGCGCACGTCGATGCCGAGATCGCGCAACCGGCCAGCCATCGCCCGCGCCGGGCCCTGGTCGAGCTGGGTCGCCATCAGGTGCCCGTCGAGGTCGACGACGGTGACCGGGACGCCGCGCCGACGCAGCCCGCACGCCGTCTCCAGACCGAGGATGCCGCCGCCGAGGACCACGGCGTGCTTGGCGTTCATCGCACGGGCGGCGACGTTGCGGCAGTCGTCGAGCGTGCGCAGCACGTGCACGTGCCTCGGGTCCGACTCGAGCCCGGCGATCGGGGGGACGAAGGCGCGGGCGCCGGTGGCCAGCACCAGGCGGTCGAAGGTGCGGCGGCTGCCGTCGGCGAGCAGCACCTCGCCGGCCTCGCGGTCGATCGCGGTCGCGCTGAGGCCACGCCAGAACGCCACCCGATCGGTGCCGGGGAGCGGCAGGCTCAGGGCCTTGAGGTCGGACCGCCCCGCCAGGACGTCGGAGAGCAGGATCCGGTTGTAGGGCTCGTACTCCTCCGCGCCGACCAGCTCGACGGCGTACCGGCCGGTGCGGTCGGCGCGGACCAGCTCGTCGACGAACCGGTGGCCGACCATGCCGGCCCCGACGACGACGATCCGCTCCTGTCGAGACGTCATACGAGTGCCCCTTCCACGTTCGACGGACCTGCCGCGACATCGATCGCCCGAGCGATCTGGACGGCACACACCTTGAACTCCGGCATCCCGGAGATCGGGTCGACCGCGTCGTTCGTCACGGCGTTCGCCATCCCGTCCCCGGGCCAGTGGAACGGCATGAAGACGGTGTCGGGACGGATCGACGTCACGATCCGGGCCGCCGCGGTCGCCGTCCCGCGGACCGAGGCGACCGTGACCTCGTCACCCTCCTCGATCCCGTAGCGCGCCGCCAGGTTCGGGTGCAGCTCGACGAACGGGGCAGGCGCGGAGCGAGCGAGCGCGGCGACGCGGCGGGTCTGCGCCCCGGACTGGTACTGCGCGAGCACCCGGCCCGTCACCAGGTAGACGGGAGCCTCGGGCCGCAGGTCGTCCTCGGGCGCCCCCGGAGTCACCGGGACCATCCGGGCCCGCCCGTCGACGTGGCCGAAACGCTCACCGAAGACGCGCGGCGTCCCCGTCGACCCGGCCGGCACCGGCCAGTGGTGGGCCGTGGTCTCCGCGTCGAGCACGGCGTGCGAGAGACCCGAGTAGTCCGCGGTCCCACCGGCACTCGCGCGGGCGAGCTCGTCGAAGACGACGGACGGCTCGGTGTCGAACGCGACCTCCGACCCCAGGGCCACGGCCAGGTCGGCCAGGATCTGCAGCTCGCTGCGCGCCGACCCCGGGGCGTCGAGCGCCTTGCGCCGGCGCAGCACACGGCCCTCCAGCGACGTCATGGTGCCCTCCTCCTCGGCCCACTGGGTGACCGGGAGGACGACGTCGGCGAGCAGGGCGGTTTCGCTCGGCACGAAGTCGCACACCACCAGCAGGTCGAGAGACTCCAGGCGACGACGTACGGCGAGCGCGTCGGGCGCGCTGACCACGACGTTGGAGCCGTGCACGAGCAAGCCGCGCACCTCGGTCCCCAGCTTGCCGAGCAGCTCGACGGCCGCGACGCCCTTGCCCGGCAGCGTCGCCGGGTCGACTCCCCAGACCTCTGCCACGTGCTCGCGGGCTGCACCGTCCTCGATCGAGCGGTAGCCGGGGAGCTGGTCGGCCTTCTGCCCGTGCTCGCGACCGCCCTGCCCGTTGCCCTGGCCGGTCAGGCACCCGTACCCGCTGGCGGGACGCCCGGGCAGGCCGAGCGCGAGCGCGAGGTTGATCGCGGCGGTGACCGTGTCGGTGCCGTCGGTGTGCTGCTCCGCACCCCGGCCGGTGATGATCATCGCGCCACGACCGCCCCGCGACGGCGACGCGGCAGCCAGGATCCGTACGGCGGTCCGCAACGTCTCCTCGGGCACCCCCGTCGTCGCCGCCACCCGTTCGGGCCACCAGAGCGCGACCGAGCGCCGGACCTCGTCCCAGCCGGAGGTCCGCGCGGCCAGGTAGTCCTCGTCGGCGACTCCCTCCGCGACGACCAGGTGCAGCAGGCCCAGCAGCAGTGCCTGGTCCGTTCCCGGCAGCGCCGCGAGGTGCAGGCCGGCACCGTCGCCGGTGAGGGCTGCCGTCGCCGAGCGGCGCGGGTCGACGACGAGCAGGCCACCGCGGTCGCGGACCCCGCGGAGGTGCTGGACCAGCGGGGGCATCGTGTCGGCCACGTTGCTGCCGAGAAGCAGGAGGGCGTCCGCGTCCGTGACGTCGGTCAGCGGGAACGGCAGGCCCCGGTCGATCCCGAAGGCGCGGTTGCCGGCCGCCGCGGCCGAGGACATGCAGAACCGGCCGTTGTAGTCGATGTGCCTGCTGCGCAGCACCGTGCGGGTGAACTTGCCCAGCTGGTAGGCCTTCTCGTTGGTCAGTCCACCCCCACCGAAGACCCCGATCGCGTCGCGCCCGTGCTCGGACTGCAGCGCGTCGATCCGGTCCGCGACGTACCGCAGCGCCGCCTGCCAGGTGACCGGCACCAGGACGCCGTCGGCGTTGCGCAGCAGCGGCTCGGTGATCCGGTCGGGCAGCGTGAGCACCTCTGCGCTCGTCCAGCCCTTCTGGCACAACCCGCCCTGGTTCGTCGCGAAGTCTCGCGGGGTGACGCTGACTCCCTCCGCGGAGGGAGTCAGCGTCATCGCGCACTGCAGCGCGCAGTAGGGGCAGTGCGTGTCGGTCACGGTCCGGGT
The DNA window shown above is from Marmoricola sp. OAE513 and carries:
- a CDS encoding nitrite reductase (NAD(P)H) small subunit, coding for MSEWVGVCTKGQLIPERGVAVLVKDQQVALFRVTGTDEAGEAADFVYAVGHRDPFADANVIARGIVGSVGRGADQRDTVASPMYKHVFVLATGECLTDPSRSLPVYRTWIAGGVVYVHPVPLAVPLPVAHPAPTADLVST
- a CDS encoding FAD-dependent oxidoreductase, coding for MTSRQERIVVVGAGMVGHRFVDELVRADRTGRYAVELVGAEEYEPYNRILLSDVLAGRSDLKALSLPLPGTDRVAFWRGLSATAIDREAGEVLLADGSRRTFDRLVLATGARAFVPPIAGLESDPRHVHVLRTLDDCRNVAARAMNAKHAVVLGGGILGLETACGLRRRGVPVTVVDLDGHLMATQLDQGPARAMAGRLRDLGIDVRTRTSVTEVISAYGEVVAVRLTDDTVLAADLVLVSCGVRANTDLAAQAGLVVERGVVVDESLTTDDPRIHAIGDCAQSPDGMTGLLAPGWAQADRLVGELTSVPGSPVRRESAVPLASPTVKLKAAGVDLVTMGVRASAALDDDRVLTVSDPGGRRHVDLVLREGALVGVTCTGAPEVSAALTLAYDRQTPLPVDPLLLLVPEARAEEPTSPVLMPGATTVCRCSNVTKKDIVTAWEGGARTADAVAASTRASTGCGGCKDVVCGLVDWLNASDPNTEEQGVAEAPSVRRSTPVTPRNTPVESTT
- the nirB gene encoding nitrite reductase large subunit NirB, whose amino-acid sequence is MSSTHPELATSNDRAPGSKRLSVIGGGMVAHRLVEALRDRDPDGTWAVDLYCEEIHPPYDRVALTSYFSGRSPADLVLGETDLAEDPLVTVHLGTGVTAIDPVARTLRTDDGESGWDALVLATGSSAFVPPVTGADLPGAFVYRTIDDVQTMEAWVQGLPEGSKGVVVGGGLLGLEAAGALHGLGVATTVVEFADRLMPLQVDEGGGAALRRIVEGLGVAVMTSTASAALHAGADGRVAAMEFGDGSRVEADVVVFATGVRPRDELAREAGLVIGERGGVVVDDFCVSASSTTGRLSDVYAIGEVACIQGRTWGLVGPGYTMAEVVVDRLLGGEATFPGADTSTKLKLLGVDVASFGDAFAEAPGSLEVVYADPVAGVYKKLVMSDDAKTLLGGVLVGDASAYASLRPMLGAELGSDPNAWLLPPELLQGTGAPVGGDLPDAANVCSCNNVTAGTIRDAVCSGGCTDLGAVKACTKAGTSCGSCLPLVKKLVTTELEKTGVTVSNALCEHFEFSRAQLFDIISVTGLRTFSEIIGSHGTGRGCDICRPVVASILSSLGTGHVMDKDLARLQDTNDHVMANLQKDGTYSVVPRVPAGEITPAGLITIGQVAEDFGLYTKITGGQRIDLFGARIEQLPQIWRRLVDAGFESGHAYGKSLRTVKSCVGSTWCRYGVQDSVGLAVELELRYRGLRSPHKIKLGVSGCARECAEARGKDVGVIATDNGWNVYVGGNGGFTPRHAQLFAEDLDTETLVRTIDRFLMYYVRTADRLQRTAPWVEAHEGGIEAIREVVMEDSLGICADLDAAMAAHVESYRDEWAATLADPDKLSQFVSFINAPEAGDPDLTYVTERGQRRPATPEERESVVIAGTTLEVRS
- a CDS encoding molybdopterin oxidoreductase family protein, whose product is MTRTVTDTHCPYCALQCAMTLTPSAEGVSVTPRDFATNQGGLCQKGWTSAEVLTLPDRITEPLLRNADGVLVPVTWQAALRYVADRIDALQSEHGRDAIGVFGGGGLTNEKAYQLGKFTRTVLRSRHIDYNGRFCMSSAAAAGNRAFGIDRGLPFPLTDVTDADALLLLGSNVADTMPPLVQHLRGVRDRGGLLVVDPRRSATAALTGDGAGLHLAALPGTDQALLLGLLHLVVAEGVADEDYLAARTSGWDEVRRSVALWWPERVAATTGVPEETLRTAVRILAAASPSRGGRGAMIITGRGAEQHTDGTDTVTAAINLALALGLPGRPASGYGCLTGQGNGQGGREHGQKADQLPGYRSIEDGAAREHVAEVWGVDPATLPGKGVAAVELLGKLGTEVRGLLVHGSNVVVSAPDALAVRRRLESLDLLVVCDFVPSETALLADVVLPVTQWAEEEGTMTSLEGRVLRRRKALDAPGSARSELQILADLAVALGSEVAFDTEPSVVFDELARASAGGTADYSGLSHAVLDAETTAHHWPVPAGSTGTPRVFGERFGHVDGRARMVPVTPGAPEDDLRPEAPVYLVTGRVLAQYQSGAQTRRVAALARSAPAPFVELHPNLAARYGIEEGDEVTVASVRGTATAAARIVTSIRPDTVFMPFHWPGDGMANAVTNDAVDPISGMPEFKVCAVQIARAIDVAAGPSNVEGALV
- a CDS encoding uroporphyrinogen-III synthase; translation: MTELTPVLAGTRILVTAQRRSDELAAALSRRGAEVTVAPALGVVPHIDEPELLRRTREILATPVDTLVVTTGIGFRGWMDTAEAAGLYDDLVANLENTRLVARGPKARGALQAVGLKADWVAESETSAEIVEFLLAEGVDGTRIAVQHHGAGDPHLETMLTGGGASIVPLEVYRWGPPGDPEAVSETALQVAAASYDAVMFTSAPAAIAWIAELERQGITQVVRDLVLADRLLIAAVGPVTADPLVNAGLHPVHPDRSRMGALVRLVILTLGDEAHSVSTPSGVLHVRASAATLDHAVLPLSPNGLAILRELAVHPGEVVSRDRLLDALPGESADPHTAEVAVARLREALAPHPLVKTVIKRGYVLKVS